The genomic region TATGAAAGATTACTTCTTTCCAATCAGAGACGCCAACTTGTTAAGTAATAAAAACCTAGTACAAAACCTAGGTTGGTAATTAAATTCCATAATCGTTAAGTTATGAAAAATACTGTTAAATTATTTGTCCTATTGATTATCAATTTCGTTGTTCAGAGCTGTAAAGAAGAACCACGAATGGACTATATAGACAGCAATGGGGGAGCGCCTGCTCAAGTGTCCAATGTTGTTGTTGAAAATACTCCTGGTGGGGCAATTCTGAAATACAAGCTGAATAAAGACGTTAATTTATCCTACGTTAAAGCCGTTTATGAAGTTACCCCCGGTGTTCTCAAAGAAAGCAAATCGTCAATTTATTCAGATACATTAAGATTGGAAGGCTTCGGCACTACAGAAGAACAGGAAGTCAAGATTTTCAGTGTGGGGCGGAATGAAAAAGTTTCCGAGCCTGTCTTAGTGAAAGTTAAGCCCTTGAAACCACCAGTATCAATCGCCTATGATGATCTGAGCATTGAAACTGCATTTGGTGGGGTGCGTGTCAGAATTAAAAATGAATTGAAAGCATCCCTCGCAATCGTTATTGATGCTGATACGGCAGGGAATGGAGTATTAAGACCACTGCAAACATTCTACACCGCTGTCGACTCTGGAGTGTTCACTGTGCGCGGATTGTCGAGTAAAGCAATGAAATTTTCGGTTTACCTAAGAGATCGCTGGGGCAATAAATCACTCGCTGTCGTAAGGGACTTGACGCCGCTGTTCGAAAAATTCGTTCCAAAACCATTTGCTACATATGAATTGCCTACCGATCAACCTGCGCTATCCGGTAGCTACGCATTAAGCAATATGTGGGATGGAGTAGCAAGCGCAAGCATATACGCCTCCAGAAATAATACGCCGATGCCACAATGGTTTACGGTCGATTTAAAAGTTCCCGTCGTTTTGAGCCGGATGAAAGCACACCAACGGGTTCAGAATTTTACCTACAATTATTCCTGTGTGAAGGCCTTTGAATTATGGGGCAGCAATAATCCGTCGAGAGATGGAAGTTGGGAGGGATGGACAAAGATTGGCGCTTTCAATTCTTTCAAGCCTTCAGGAACTCCTGTTGGTACTTTGACGGCTGAAGATATTGCTTACGGATATACAAACGGCGAAGATTTTGAAATGCCTTTCACGCCACCCGCTTACCGATATATTCGTTTTAAAACAACGGAGACTTGGGCGGTAGGAGCTAATCAGGTCACCATTTCGGAATTATCATTTTGGGGAGAGTTTTAATGTTTTAAAACAAGAAAATATGAAGACTATTAAATATTTAATATTGGGATTCATTGGATTGTTGTCATTCACGGCATGCAAGAAAATGGATAGCACCTATAAGGAATACGTTGTTCCTAGCGGCATTATTTATCCAGGCAAGGTACTCGACGCAGAAGTTAAATCTGGCTTAAATGAAGCAAAATTAACATGGAAACGAGGCTCCGATCCAAAAGTAACAAAAGCGAGAGTTTACTGGAATTATTATACTGACTCGATGGATGTTGTTATGCCTGTAGATCAAACACAGGTCTCATGCCTCATCAAGAACTTGGAGGAGAATTTCTATACCTTCGTGATCAAGACTTATGATGAGGAGGGGCATGTTTCTGTGCCGGTTGAAGTATCAGGAACCATTCACGGGGAGCGTTATCAAGCATCGTTACTCAATAGGACAGCGAAAGCTCGTGTAAATGTGGATAATACGATTTATATCCTTTTCGATCCAGTAAATTCATCGAGTGACATCGTGAAGTCGGAAGTGACCTATACGACAAAATCAAATCAAGAGAAGACGGTTAGTGTAAATGCGAATGAGAACTCGGTGATCTTATCCGACTATAAGCTAGGAACTTCCTATAATATGCGAACTGTCTATCTGCCAGCAACAGCATATAAAACGATGGTGAGCGATGAGGAATTCTTTGAAGTCAATAAGTTAAATAAACAACAATGGAAAATTGTCGGTTATTCGAGCTATTATAATACGGATACACCTGCAAAAATGATTGACGGAAATCCGGCAACTCGATGGGGAACTCTTTCACCTCATACTTATCCTCATTTTTTTACTGTTGATTTCGGTGTTCCACGCATCCTCACTTCAGCAAGTCTTTGGCGACAAACTCCGACCAATGAAGA from Sphingobacterium sp. BN32 harbors:
- a CDS encoding DUF5000 domain-containing lipoprotein, which encodes MKNTVKLFVLLIINFVVQSCKEEPRMDYIDSNGGAPAQVSNVVVENTPGGAILKYKLNKDVNLSYVKAVYEVTPGVLKESKSSIYSDTLRLEGFGTTEEQEVKIFSVGRNEKVSEPVLVKVKPLKPPVSIAYDDLSIETAFGGVRVRIKNELKASLAIVIDADTAGNGVLRPLQTFYTAVDSGVFTVRGLSSKAMKFSVYLRDRWGNKSLAVVRDLTPLFEKFVPKPFATYELPTDQPALSGSYALSNMWDGVASASIYASRNNTPMPQWFTVDLKVPVVLSRMKAHQRVQNFTYNYSCVKAFELWGSNNPSRDGSWEGWTKIGAFNSFKPSGTPVGTLTAEDIAYGYTNGEDFEMPFTPPAYRYIRFKTTETWAVGANQVTISELSFWGEF
- a CDS encoding DUF4998 domain-containing protein, whose translation is MKTIKYLILGFIGLLSFTACKKMDSTYKEYVVPSGIIYPGKVLDAEVKSGLNEAKLTWKRGSDPKVTKARVYWNYYTDSMDVVMPVDQTQVSCLIKNLEENFYTFVIKTYDEEGHVSVPVEVSGTIHGERYQASLLNRTAKARVNVDNTIYILFDPVNSSSDIVKSEVTYTTKSNQEKTVSVNANENSVILSDYKLGTSYNMRTVYLPATAYKTMVSDEEFFEVNKLNKQQWKIVGYSSYYNTDTPAKMIDGNPATRWGTLSPHTYPHFFTVDFGVPRILTSASLWRQTPTNEEGPDEVQFLGSNDNVNFVVLGNYPFNRLSNAEQVYTLTATNAFRYFQVKQIRGPKNYVVMGEFDVTAKF